Proteins from a genomic interval of Psychrobacter urativorans:
- a CDS encoding DUF3429 domain-containing protein, whose translation MKKPSPYLTFAGAMPFVLGSVFITIGIEAIPVLGKVTHVLSIYGLVIASFMAGAHWGNHLSLADDNTWAVKLPVFSNIIALALWLGFLLLSTVGFIWLLVVGFVSMLVIDYGLHQAHIINNDYYRVRKYVTMIVVIALIIAGVQL comes from the coding sequence ATGAAAAAACCTAGTCCTTATTTAACTTTTGCAGGCGCTATGCCATTTGTGCTTGGTTCTGTTTTTATCACTATCGGTATTGAAGCCATCCCTGTTTTGGGAAAAGTTACGCATGTTCTATCGATTTACGGCTTGGTTATTGCCTCATTTATGGCAGGTGCGCATTGGGGTAATCATCTTAGCTTAGCTGATGATAATACATGGGCAGTCAAGCTCCCGGTGTTTAGTAATATTATTGCGCTTGCACTGTGGTTAGGATTTTTGCTGTTATCGACTGTCGGTTTTATTTGGCTGTTAGTCGTTGGTTTTGTTAGCATGTTAGTCATTGATTATGGTCTTCATCAAGCGCATATTATTAATAATGATTATTATAGGGTAAGAAAGTACGTCACTATGATAGTGGTTATTGCACTTATCATTGCAGGGGTTCAGCTATAG
- a CDS encoding aldehyde dehydrogenase family protein has protein sequence MTTNNANSNAYSDFHLQYIAGDWKKGDDDSVNIDTNPYNGETLVEIKQATKEQLDEAYQAASAAQKQWAQQTPNERAATLYKVVSIFDQRQDEIVDWLIKESGSTRIKAMVEFSSARAITLEAASFPNRVHGEIRPSNTPGKENFIYREPMGVIAVISPWNFPLHLTQRSIAPALALGNAVVLKPASDTPITGGLLLAKIFEEAGLPKGLLNVVVGAGSEIGDAIVTHDIPSLVSFTGSTSVGKHIGELANGGDYIKQVALELGGNSPFVVLKDADIEQAVKAAAFGKFLHQGQICIAINRIIVEDEIYDDFVERFLAHVKTLNVGDPSKLDTAVGPIINEKQVKSLKDKIDKTQQQGAKMILSGEIKGQLVPPHIFTEVTREMDLSCNEVFGPLVGIIRAKDEDDALSIANDSMYGLSSAVFTEDMAKGLRFARGIKAGMTHINDISVNDESNAPFGGEKNSGIGRFNGEWILEEFTTLHWISVQHIPRDYPF, from the coding sequence ATGACTACGAATAATGCCAACTCGAACGCTTATAGTGATTTTCATTTGCAATATATCGCTGGTGACTGGAAAAAAGGCGATGATGATAGCGTCAATATCGATACCAATCCTTATAACGGCGAGACTCTGGTAGAGATTAAACAGGCGACGAAAGAACAACTGGATGAGGCTTATCAAGCAGCAAGTGCCGCTCAAAAGCAGTGGGCTCAGCAAACCCCGAACGAACGGGCTGCTACTCTTTATAAAGTAGTCAGTATTTTTGATCAGCGTCAAGATGAAATTGTTGATTGGTTGATTAAAGAGTCGGGCAGCACGCGTATTAAAGCCATGGTTGAGTTTAGCAGTGCGCGCGCAATTACCCTTGAAGCCGCAAGTTTTCCCAATCGTGTACATGGTGAGATTCGTCCGTCTAACACACCGGGTAAAGAGAACTTTATCTATCGTGAGCCGATGGGTGTGATTGCGGTGATTAGCCCATGGAACTTTCCTTTACATTTAACTCAGCGTTCTATTGCGCCTGCTTTAGCATTGGGTAATGCCGTGGTTCTCAAGCCTGCGAGCGATACGCCAATTACGGGCGGTTTATTACTCGCCAAAATATTTGAAGAAGCGGGCTTGCCAAAAGGTTTGCTTAATGTGGTCGTTGGTGCAGGTAGCGAGATAGGGGACGCCATTGTTACCCATGATATTCCAAGTTTAGTATCATTTACCGGCTCAACGTCAGTGGGTAAGCATATTGGTGAATTGGCAAATGGTGGCGACTATATCAAGCAAGTGGCGTTAGAGCTGGGTGGTAATAGTCCTTTCGTAGTGTTAAAAGATGCCGATATCGAGCAAGCGGTAAAAGCCGCCGCCTTTGGCAAGTTCTTGCATCAAGGTCAGATTTGTATTGCGATTAACCGTATCATTGTCGAAGATGAGATTTATGATGACTTTGTCGAGCGCTTCCTTGCTCACGTTAAGACCTTAAATGTCGGTGATCCTAGTAAATTGGATACCGCAGTCGGTCCGATTATCAATGAAAAACAAGTGAAATCGCTTAAAGACAAAATCGATAAAACGCAGCAACAAGGTGCAAAAATGATTTTAAGTGGTGAGATTAAAGGTCAACTAGTACCGCCGCATATCTTTACGGAAGTGACGCGTGAGATGGACTTGTCCTGTAATGAAGTGTTCGGACCCTTGGTCGGTATCATCCGCGCTAAAGATGAAGACGATGCACTGTCGATTGCCAATGACTCTATGTATGGACTATCTAGCGCGGTCTTTACTGAAGATATGGCAAAGGGGTTACGCTTTGCTCGCGGTATCAAAGCAGGTATGACTCATATTAATGATATCTCGGTCAATGATGAAAGCAATGCGCCATTTGGTGGCGAGAAAAATTCAGGTATCGGACGTTTTAACGGTGAATGGATACTTGAAGAATTTACCACTTTACATTGGATTTCGGTTCAGCATATACCGCGTGATTATCCATTTTAA
- a CDS encoding TetR/AcrR family transcriptional regulator — translation MALLNAQNSVPTDNSASDIALSNTKAHLLTTGYKLIAQKGFTAVGIKQILDTAGIPKGSFYHYFASKEAFGEAIISHYFIQYKQRLDIIGSQNVSAQQKLYDYFQNWYDTQQNGCDHEKCLVVKLSAEVADMSEPMRKVLYAGYQQTITWLATQIKAGWADNSVPHLDNVAAESMAKRWYFAWLGASLIAKISQTDTPLAEVWQMTTTEMGR, via the coding sequence ATGGCACTACTTAATGCTCAAAATTCCGTACCAACAGACAACTCTGCATCAGATATAGCGTTATCAAATACCAAAGCTCATCTATTAACCACTGGCTATAAACTTATCGCGCAAAAAGGTTTTACCGCCGTCGGCATCAAGCAAATACTAGACACCGCCGGCATACCAAAAGGCTCTTTTTATCATTACTTTGCCTCAAAAGAAGCCTTTGGTGAGGCAATTATCAGCCACTACTTTATTCAGTATAAGCAGCGTTTGGATATTATTGGGTCACAAAATGTTAGCGCGCAGCAGAAACTTTATGACTATTTCCAAAACTGGTATGACACTCAGCAAAACGGCTGCGACCATGAAAAGTGCTTGGTAGTGAAGCTTAGCGCAGAAGTCGCTGATATGTCAGAACCAATGCGCAAAGTACTGTATGCAGGCTATCAGCAAACGATTACGTGGCTTGCGACTCAAATCAAAGCCGGTTGGGCTGATAACTCGGTACCTCATCTCGATAATGTCGCGGCTGAAAGTATGGCAAAGCGTTGGTATTTTGCATGGCTTGGTGCCAGCCTAATTGCAAAAATTAGCCAAACAGATACGCCACTAGCAGAAGTGTGGCAGATGACGACAACTGAGATGGGGCGCTAA
- a CDS encoding DASH family cryptochrome, which yields MGNQPAARLSQTLMGRKVVLMLFHNDLRINDNATLLKAAEIASTNNGRLLCVYVSDLADTLTKQTNKTPYYFDEMGRSRKQFLVESLVDLNESLQRLSNRLLYLPTDDLSTDKLPSTIDAFTQLCQLIEQHAVTDIYISQTADYHQNQAYKVLQHQFPQISWHRYSNNTLFAVMSSTKDLPKSFTQFRKQIEANHDLLNAENNLTITPMPKSLPPLPDDMIGNSVFFYKAQTFDKHAQHERCFKGGESSAISHLNSYFKSEAPSTYKVTRNDLDNWKHSTKFSAWLANGSLSVKVLLNRLRQYECEVIANDSTYWIWFELLWREYFYWYALTHLQKLFWFRGISQDAPSTCFNKERLEQWQTGTTSYPIVNACMHQLKATGYMSNRGRQIVASCFIHELGLDWRYGASYFEQHLIDYDVASNWGNWQYLAGVGADPRGCRQFNLKKQTQQYDPNGDFINKWQGNKISE from the coding sequence ATGGGCAATCAGCCAGCAGCTAGGTTATCACAAACACTGATGGGCAGAAAAGTCGTGTTGATGCTGTTCCATAATGATTTACGGATTAATGACAATGCAACGTTGCTAAAAGCCGCTGAAATAGCCAGTACTAATAATGGACGGCTGCTGTGTGTTTATGTGTCCGACTTGGCAGATACGTTGACTAAACAGACCAATAAAACTCCCTATTATTTTGATGAAATGGGGCGGTCACGCAAGCAATTCTTAGTTGAAAGTTTGGTTGATTTAAATGAGTCATTACAGCGCCTTAGTAATAGATTGCTGTATTTACCAACAGACGATTTATCGACAGACAAGTTACCATCAACAATAGATGCATTTACACAGCTATGCCAGCTTATCGAGCAACACGCTGTCACTGATATCTATATCAGTCAAACCGCAGACTATCATCAAAATCAAGCTTATAAAGTCTTGCAACATCAATTCCCACAAATAAGTTGGCACAGATATTCCAACAATACCTTATTCGCTGTAATGTCGTCGACTAAGGATTTACCTAAAAGTTTCACTCAATTTCGTAAGCAGATAGAAGCAAATCATGATTTATTAAATGCTGAAAATAACCTGACTATTACACCAATGCCAAAATCTCTACCGCCATTGCCTGATGATATGATAGGTAACAGTGTATTTTTTTATAAAGCGCAAACGTTTGATAAGCACGCACAACATGAGCGGTGTTTTAAAGGCGGTGAGTCCAGTGCCATTAGTCATTTAAATAGCTATTTTAAGTCTGAAGCGCCCAGTACTTACAAAGTGACGCGCAATGACCTTGATAACTGGAAGCATTCTACTAAATTCTCAGCGTGGCTAGCCAATGGCTCATTGTCGGTTAAAGTGCTACTGAATCGCTTACGACAATATGAATGCGAGGTTATCGCTAATGACTCCACTTATTGGATATGGTTTGAGCTACTGTGGCGTGAGTATTTTTATTGGTATGCGCTGACGCATCTGCAAAAGCTGTTTTGGTTTCGCGGTATTAGTCAGGATGCACCTTCGACTTGCTTTAATAAAGAACGTTTAGAGCAATGGCAAACGGGTACAACATCATATCCTATCGTTAATGCTTGTATGCATCAGCTAAAAGCAACGGGGTATATGTCCAATCGAGGCAGGCAAATCGTTGCTAGCTGCTTTATTCATGAGCTAGGTCTAGACTGGCGCTACGGGGCAAGCTATTTTGAGCAGCACCTTATTGATTATGATGTTGCCAGTAATTGGGGCAATTGGCAGTATCTCGCGGGAGTAGGCGCTGATCCACGAGGGTGCAGACAGTTTAATCTTAAAAAACAAACACAACAGTATGACCCCAACGGTGACTTTATTAACAAATGGCAAGGGAATAAAATCAGTGAATAG